The following are from one region of the Nostoc cf. commune SO-36 genome:
- a CDS encoding nuclear transport factor 2 family protein gives MLPMLRRSQFYRLHTMNNPENPRLPVPPFDNESAIQKVRIGEDAWNTRNPELVSLGYTSDSIWRNRSEFLSGREAIAQFLTRKWLKELDYRLIKELWAFQDNRIAVRFAYEWHDDSGNWFRSYGNENWEFDEHGFMRWRIASINDLPILKSDRKFHWILGRRPDDHPGLSDLNL, from the coding sequence ATGCTACCTATGTTGAGACGATCGCAATTCTACCGCTTACATACTATGAACAACCCTGAAAATCCTCGACTACCCGTGCCGCCTTTTGATAATGAATCCGCCATCCAAAAAGTCCGAATAGGAGAGGATGCTTGGAACACACGTAACCCTGAACTAGTATCACTCGGTTACACGTCGGATAGCATTTGGCGCAACCGCTCAGAATTTTTATCTGGCCGTGAGGCGATCGCACAATTCTTAACACGTAAGTGGCTTAAAGAATTGGACTACCGTTTGATAAAAGAGCTTTGGGCTTTTCAAGACAACCGCATTGCTGTCCGATTTGCTTACGAATGGCATGATGATTCCGGCAACTGGTTTCGTTCTTATGGCAATGAAAATTGGGAGTTTGACGAACACGGATTCATGCGGTGGCGTATTGCCAGCATCAACGACCTGCCAATTCTGAAGAGCGATCGCAAATTCCACTGGATACTGGGTCGTCGTCCTGACGATCATCCCGGATTGTCAGACCTCAACCTTTGA
- a CDS encoding cysteine hydrolase family protein yields MNINKNDTAVVVIDPQNDVLSEKGVSWDLVGESVKDNKTIENIERIFKAAKQNEFEVFISPHYYYPTDHNWKFAGNLEQMMLEVKEFDRRGALTLDGFLGSGADWLDRYKPFIEDGKTIVASPHKVYGPQTNDLVLQLRKRNISKVILLGMLANLCVEAHLRELLEQGFEVLVVKDATAAPRHPQLGDGYKAALINFGYIANAVLSTDEVVAAMQ; encoded by the coding sequence ATGAACATCAACAAGAATGACACCGCAGTAGTTGTCATCGATCCGCAAAACGATGTTTTGAGCGAAAAAGGGGTTTCCTGGGATTTGGTGGGTGAGAGTGTTAAGGATAACAAGACCATCGAAAACATTGAGCGAATCTTCAAAGCCGCGAAGCAGAATGAATTCGAGGTTTTTATCTCTCCTCACTATTACTACCCCACCGACCATAATTGGAAATTTGCCGGCAACCTAGAGCAAATGATGCTTGAGGTTAAGGAGTTCGATCGCCGTGGTGCATTGACCCTCGATGGATTCCTGGGATCGGGTGCTGACTGGCTCGATCGCTATAAGCCCTTCATTGAAGATGGCAAGACGATTGTGGCCAGTCCCCACAAAGTCTATGGGCCGCAAACTAACGACCTCGTTTTGCAACTGCGTAAACGCAACATCAGCAAAGTAATTCTACTTGGAATGTTGGCAAATCTTTGTGTTGAAGCTCACCTACGCGAATTGCTGGAGCAGGGATTTGAGGTTCTTGTCGTTAAGGATGCAACAGCAGCCCCTCGGCATCCGCAACTGGGCGACGGCTATAAGGCAGCACTGATCAACTTTGGGTATATCGCCAATGCAGTGCTTTCTACAGATGAAGTTGTAGCAGCAATGCAATAA
- a CDS encoding L-lactate dehydrogenase, with amino-acid sequence MISKTSKVGIIGAGNVGANVANALVLLGKCVRVVLFDRTLSKAEGQVWDIEDSIPLLKEMEIIPSNQYEDLADSDIIIVTAGVQPKQGQTRLDTLSDNADIIRSTIKELDRVAPNSIVLIISNPVDVLTRIAQATSTRAENLIFGSGTVLDTARLRYQLGKRLNVAKQDVHAYVIGEHGDSEFVVWSSAFIGGILLTEFPIPQGATLEQIQQEYTQLTRKRGYNIFERKGNTSYGISTVVCQLVDTILRDEKQIFPVSARANSNYGVGSEVVLGLPCIIGSTGIQRQLLLSRNAYEQRLLEESANKLNEAHNSLHN; translated from the coding sequence ATGATTAGTAAAACATCTAAAGTCGGTATTATTGGTGCAGGTAATGTAGGTGCAAACGTTGCAAATGCTTTAGTTTTACTCGGTAAATGTGTAAGGGTTGTGCTTTTTGACCGAACCTTATCGAAAGCTGAAGGACAAGTATGGGATATTGAAGACAGCATTCCTCTACTTAAAGAGATGGAGATTATACCATCAAATCAGTATGAAGATTTAGCTGATTCAGATATCATTATTGTGACTGCTGGGGTGCAACCAAAACAAGGACAGACCCGATTAGATACATTGAGCGACAATGCAGACATTATACGTTCGACAATCAAAGAATTGGATCGAGTTGCACCGAATTCAATCGTACTTATCATTAGCAATCCAGTGGATGTACTCACGCGGATTGCTCAAGCTACTTCCACCAGAGCAGAAAACCTAATTTTCGGTTCGGGAACTGTTCTTGATACTGCTAGACTGAGATATCAACTTGGAAAGCGACTGAATGTTGCTAAACAAGACGTTCATGCTTATGTGATTGGAGAGCATGGAGACAGTGAATTTGTCGTTTGGTCTAGTGCATTTATTGGGGGAATTCTGTTAACTGAATTTCCCATACCACAAGGAGCAACGCTAGAACAAATTCAGCAAGAGTACACACAGTTAACTCGTAAACGAGGCTATAACATTTTTGAACGCAAAGGAAATACCAGCTATGGTATATCAACAGTAGTTTGTCAATTAGTTGATACCATCCTGCGAGATGAAAAGCAGATATTTCCAGTATCGGCCAGAGCAAATTCTAACTATGGAGTTGGCAGTGAAGTTGTTCTTGGACTTCCATGTATCATTGGCTCAACAGGTATTCAGCGCCAACTGCTGTTATCAAGAAATGCTTATGAACAACGCTTATTAGAAGAATCAGCCAACAAACTCAATGAAGCCCATAATTCTTTGCATAATTAA
- a CDS encoding SLAC1 family transporter encodes MPTLLARADALAEFEHPILCCFIGLVPVSTMFVALAIAPYSRAIAVALFIVGAIGQLSFGVYRSGQLWMGGRKPEIITPILYLSTVAGSFVGAIVASTLGYREWGLLFFGGGLFSWLALESMIMQRLYLLEALPKLLRPTLGIQLAPPVVGCVAYLSITSGQPDAFAQFLFGYGLLQALILLRLLPWLFQEPFTASYWAFTLGIAALSLASLHLVERAMTGVMQELALLLFIGANIAIGSISLGTVRLLLRGKLLS; translated from the coding sequence TTGCCGACGCTGTTGGCAAGAGCAGATGCCTTAGCTGAATTTGAGCATCCTATTTTGTGTTGCTTTATCGGGTTAGTGCCTGTGTCTACGATGTTTGTAGCGCTGGCGATCGCACCCTACTCTCGTGCGATCGCCGTCGCGTTATTCATTGTCGGTGCAATTGGTCAGTTAAGCTTTGGCGTGTATCGTTCCGGTCAGCTATGGATGGGAGGACGTAAGCCAGAAATTATTACACCCATTCTCTACCTCTCTACAGTCGCGGGTAGTTTTGTCGGTGCAATCGTTGCTAGTACCCTCGGTTATCGAGAGTGGGGCCTGTTGTTTTTTGGAGGAGGGCTGTTTTCGTGGCTAGCACTAGAGTCGATGATTATGCAGCGCCTCTATTTGCTAGAAGCGTTGCCTAAACTACTACGTCCAACGCTGGGCATTCAACTTGCCCCCCCTGTCGTTGGCTGTGTTGCTTATTTGAGTATCACCAGTGGTCAGCCCGATGCCTTTGCTCAGTTCCTTTTCGGCTATGGACTGTTGCAAGCGCTGATTCTACTGCGACTGCTACCGTGGTTATTTCAAGAACCCTTTACAGCTTCCTATTGGGCATTCACCCTCGGCATTGCTGCCTTGTCGCTGGCATCCTTGCACCTTGTTGAACGCGCTATGACTGGAGTGATGCAAGAATTGGCACTACTGCTATTCATTGGCGCAAATATTGCGATCGGCAGTATTTCTCTAGGGACAGTGCGCCTCTTGCTGCGGGGCAAATTACTAAGCTAG
- a CDS encoding DUF6130 family protein, with protein sequence MTMHLFTFKGIVISTTLMYLTTMNTHTPSARDIIGSSPLIAIENEAPPKLIVDPPLPEPLAQGRVFIQYRTENLRVLPVFGKGALDVSPRIGHIHITVDDAPWHFVDASGETIILVGLEPGLHKVLIELADPTHKVITSETVKFTLPDPKKSS encoded by the coding sequence ATGACCATGCACCTCTTTACCTTCAAAGGGATCGTTATATCGACCACTCTTATGTATTTAACCACCATGAACACCCACACACCAAGCGCCAGGGACATTATCGGATCATCACCGTTGATTGCGATCGAAAACGAAGCACCACCCAAGCTGATTGTCGATCCACCGCTTCCCGAACCGTTAGCACAAGGACGCGTCTTCATCCAGTACCGGACGGAGAATTTACGTGTGTTGCCAGTGTTTGGCAAAGGTGCCCTCGACGTATCGCCGCGCATTGGGCATATCCACATCACTGTCGATGATGCGCCGTGGCACTTTGTTGATGCTAGTGGCGAAACGATTATCCTAGTTGGACTGGAACCTGGTCTGCACAAAGTACTGATCGAACTAGCTGACCCCACGCACAAAGTAATCACCAGTGAAACTGTGAAATTCACGCTGCCCGATCCTAAGAAATCATCATGA
- a CDS encoding UbiA prenyltransferase family protein has protein sequence MMYKTTSTNFCLLILVPVSLLLTYPFQITNWLYLVTAIALESIFVHKVWLLMQSTSDLELARSLFKYSIIYMMLLSVAIVVDCLPIFN, from the coding sequence ATGATGTACAAAACGACATCGACAAATTTTTGCCTACTGATTCTGGTTCCAGTTAGCTTACTGCTCACCTACCCGTTCCAAATCACCAATTGGCTGTATCTAGTTACTGCGATCGCCCTGGAAAGCATTTTTGTTCATAAAGTCTGGTTATTAATGCAGTCTACCTCAGATTTAGAGTTGGCCAGATCGTTATTCAAGTACTCGATCATTTACATGATGTTGCTATCGGTGGCGATCGTAGTTGATTGCCTACCCATCTTTAATTGA
- a CDS encoding PH domain-containing protein, with amino-acid sequence MSTKENDLISRAELLQQAIATLQLMIQQIKAGGEIAPPGCCVSRYQARGKQGVYWYYKLHANHPIFPTAQPNKLSKYKHLGKAGSPAHVDAVMPIPS; translated from the coding sequence ATGTCTACGAAAGAAAATGATTTGATTTCCAGAGCAGAACTACTGCAACAAGCCATTGCGACTTTGCAACTCATGATTCAACAAATCAAGGCTGGTGGGGAAATAGCACCACCTGGTTGCTGCGTTTCCCGTTACCAAGCACGGGGTAAACAAGGAGTTTATTGGTACTACAAGTTACACGCTAACCACCCAATTTTTCCCACCGCTCAACCCAACAAATTGAGTAAATACAAGCATTTAGGCAAGGCTGGAAGTCCTGCTCACGTTGATGCAGTTATGCCCATCCCAAGTTGA
- a CDS encoding mercuric reductase — translation MEVNAQHYDDIIIGCGKAGKTLAPALVADGRKTALVERSLNMIGGGCINIACIPTKTMVASANIANTVRKSAAYGVQSNTPTVNLAEVIQRKRAVVQGMREMNLHNLETALGHELIIGTARFVAPKTIAVTTTEGNNRLLTAERFFINTGTRPLIPSIPGLTEAGFLTSESIMELEHLPEHLIVLGSGYIGLEFAQMFRRFGSGVTVIGQNEQILSQQDPDIAIAVQRLLEKDGIEFLLKAKVLRVDRTGNETILQTQVGDREISLQGSHLLVAVGRAPNTESLNLAAAGVATDTRGFIQVSDRLETNIPGIWALGDINGGPQYTHISLDDYRTIKANLIDGGDRSTRDRLVPSCLFIDPELAHVGLTETEAQQQGYAIRVAKVDASAVPRARTLGQTDGLLKAIVDADTGRILGCSLLCHEAGEVISTVQMVMQAQMPYTVLRDGILTHPTMTEGLNILFSKL, via the coding sequence ATGGAAGTGAACGCTCAACACTATGACGATATTATTATCGGCTGCGGCAAAGCAGGTAAAACACTTGCACCGGCGTTAGTCGCTGACGGACGTAAAACCGCTCTGGTTGAACGCAGTTTAAATATGATTGGTGGCGGGTGCATTAATATTGCCTGCATTCCTACTAAAACTATGGTGGCGAGTGCCAATATAGCAAATACAGTGCGAAAGAGTGCCGCTTATGGGGTTCAAAGCAACACACCCACCGTTAATTTAGCAGAGGTGATTCAACGAAAACGAGCGGTTGTCCAAGGGATGCGTGAAATGAACTTGCACAATTTAGAAACTGCTTTGGGTCACGAACTGATCATTGGTACAGCCCGCTTTGTTGCTCCCAAAACGATCGCAGTAACGACGACTGAGGGAAACAATCGCTTACTTACCGCCGAACGATTCTTTATTAATACAGGCACACGACCGCTAATTCCATCCATTCCCGGACTTACAGAAGCTGGATTTTTAACCAGTGAGTCAATTATGGAGCTAGAACACCTGCCTGAACACCTGATCGTTCTCGGTAGTGGCTATATTGGTTTAGAGTTTGCCCAGATGTTCCGGCGCTTTGGCTCTGGCGTTACTGTCATTGGTCAAAATGAGCAAATCCTGTCACAGCAAGATCCAGATATAGCGATCGCAGTTCAAAGACTGTTAGAAAAAGATGGTATTGAATTCTTATTAAAGGCGAAGGTATTAAGAGTTGATCGCACTGGTAATGAAACCATCCTGCAAACCCAAGTTGGCGATCGTGAAATCTCCCTCCAGGGGTCGCATTTGCTCGTCGCCGTTGGTCGTGCGCCCAATACCGAGAGCTTAAATTTAGCTGCTGCTGGTGTGGCAACCGATACACGCGGATTTATTCAAGTTAGCGATCGCTTAGAAACAAACATTCCGGGGATTTGGGCGTTAGGCGACATCAATGGGGGGCCGCAATACACCCATATATCGCTCGACGATTATCGCACTATCAAAGCTAATTTAATTGATGGGGGCGATCGCAGTACACGGGATCGATTGGTTCCATCGTGTCTATTCATCGATCCAGAACTGGCTCATGTGGGTTTAACTGAAACTGAAGCACAGCAACAAGGATATGCTATCCGCGTGGCGAAGGTGGATGCATCAGCCGTTCCTAGAGCGAGAACACTCGGTCAAACTGATGGACTTCTAAAGGCGATCGTGGATGCAGATACAGGTCGTATTCTAGGGTGTTCTCTGTTGTGTCATGAAGCAGGTGAAGTGATTTCAACGGTGCAGATGGTGATGCAAGCTCAGATGCCCTACACCGTTCTACGCGATGGTATTTTGACTCATCCCACGATGACCGAGGGGTTAAATATATTGTTTTCCAAGTTGTAA
- a CDS encoding HAD hydrolase family protein — protein MRTEGKPNLPYRSLPCQARASSGGGEQLSAARSQPYYLDVTHPRANKGAVVARLSQLLGISNQEIATIGEGICRMMCQCFNAVD, from the coding sequence TTGCGTACTGAAGGAAAGCCAAATTTACCGTATCGATCACTACCTTGTCAGGCAAGAGCAAGTTCAGGTGGGGGTGAACAGCTGTCTGCGGCTCGATCGCAGCCTTATTATCTGGATGTCACCCATCCCCGTGCCAATAAAGGGGCTGTGGTCGCTCGCCTCTCGCAACTACTGGGAATTTCCAATCAAGAAATTGCCACGATTGGGGAGGGGATATGCCGAATGATGTGTCAATGTTTCAACGCAGTGGATTGA
- a CDS encoding NAD(P)/FAD-dependent oxidoreductase: MNSSRPTVIIGAGFAGLFTALHLRHQQDLRSIILIDPQERFVFKPMLYELLTGELSEDAVCPTYKELLQGSDINFVQDKVVAINLQEKRLKLASGSDYIYDHLVLAVGSIQGYLGTEGAQKNAFAFRTQENAIALESQLRECLQRASQTDDETQRRSLLTFAVVGAGPTGVEMAATLADLLPYWYAQLGGDIRQIRIVLINHGKTILAGDVNAGLQEEALHAFRTRTVPVELILGVGVKAIAQDHLEYQPANSTEIKTLLTQTTIWTAGTAVNPLIQNLKSQIPADHLDKHGLPLVTSTLQLLDFPEVFAAGDCANVQPQTLPALAQVAYQQGASIAHNLIALAKGASPSPAHVSLRGTLMKLGLGNGVAKLFDKVQITGKLGDLIRSATYLEMLPTPLHDFKATTEWLKEETFHRYHRPKMKPETTAKQLLSSVEQ; this comes from the coding sequence ATGAATTCTTCTCGCCCCACAGTGATTATCGGAGCAGGCTTTGCAGGTCTTTTTACAGCGTTGCATCTGCGTCATCAGCAAGACTTGCGCTCGATCATTTTGATTGATCCACAAGAACGGTTTGTCTTCAAGCCAATGTTGTATGAACTATTGACAGGTGAATTGTCAGAAGATGCTGTTTGTCCGACTTATAAAGAGTTGCTGCAAGGTAGTGATATCAACTTTGTACAGGACAAAGTAGTGGCGATCAACCTGCAAGAAAAACGTCTTAAGTTAGCTTCTGGCTCAGATTATATCTATGATCATCTGGTCTTAGCTGTTGGCAGTATTCAGGGTTATTTAGGAACAGAAGGCGCACAAAAAAACGCATTCGCATTTCGGACACAAGAGAATGCGATCGCTCTGGAGAGCCAGTTACGAGAGTGCTTGCAACGTGCTAGCCAAACGGATGACGAAACACAACGGCGATCGCTCCTCACCTTTGCTGTCGTTGGGGCAGGCCCAACAGGGGTAGAAATGGCGGCAACCCTGGCAGATTTGTTACCCTACTGGTACGCCCAACTCGGCGGCGATATTCGTCAGATTCGCATTGTCTTAATCAATCATGGCAAGACGATTCTCGCAGGCGATGTCAACGCGGGTTTGCAGGAAGAGGCTCTCCACGCTTTCAGAACTCGAACAGTACCTGTTGAGTTGATATTAGGCGTAGGGGTGAAAGCGATCGCTCAAGACCACCTGGAGTATCAACCTGCCAACAGCACTGAGATAAAAACGCTGTTGACTCAAACCACCATCTGGACAGCCGGGACAGCCGTAAACCCACTCATCCAAAATCTCAAGTCCCAAATTCCCGCAGATCACCTGGATAAGCATGGGCTACCGCTTGTCACCTCAACTCTGCAACTGCTGGATTTTCCAGAAGTGTTTGCCGCAGGCGATTGTGCAAACGTGCAGCCACAAACCTTACCGGCTCTAGCCCAGGTGGCATATCAGCAAGGTGCGAGCATTGCCCACAATTTGATTGCCCTTGCTAAAGGTGCATCCCCTAGCCCAGCCCATGTCAGTCTTCGGGGTACGCTAATGAAATTGGGTTTAGGAAATGGGGTAGCAAAATTGTTTGACAAAGTGCAGATAACTGGCAAACTTGGCGATCTAATTCGCAGTGCAACGTATTTGGAAATGCTGCCCACCCCACTGCATGACTTTAAGGCAACCACAGAATGGCTGAAGGAAGAAACTTTCCATCGCTATCACAGACCCAAGATGAAGCCAGAAACCACCGCAAAACAACTTCTCTCTTCGGTTGAACAATGA
- a CDS encoding alpha/beta fold hydrolase, with amino-acid sequence MLKAIKHNRRRFLLTAATSIFTEMALMGTAHASFDKPKRSEFRFTPIKQIKAGVLDIGYYEAGPSDGSPVLLLHGFPYSIDSYIDVAPMLAARGCRVIVPYLRGHGSTRFLDSTTPRSGQQAAIGVDAIALMDALQLNRAVLAGYDWGGRAACVVAALWPERCTGLVSVNSYLIQDIAKAGLPLSPAIESGIWYQYYFQTERGRAGLTANRREIAKILWTRNSPNWHFDEAMLDQHASAFDNPDYVEVVIHSYRHRLGLAAGYPMYEELEQRLAAQPTITVPTITLDGDADGVVPATDGKSTAAKFNGERQHRVIPNVGHNLPQEDPKAFATAVWELASKKR; translated from the coding sequence ATGCTCAAAGCAATTAAACACAACCGCCGCCGCTTTCTCTTAACGGCGGCAACAAGTATTTTCACAGAAATGGCACTCATGGGTACCGCACACGCAAGCTTCGACAAGCCCAAACGATCTGAATTTAGGTTTACTCCCATCAAGCAGATCAAAGCGGGTGTACTCGACATCGGCTACTACGAAGCAGGGCCGAGCGATGGATCTCCGGTGTTGCTGCTGCATGGTTTCCCGTATTCCATCGATAGCTACATTGATGTTGCACCAATGCTTGCTGCACGCGGATGTCGGGTGATTGTTCCTTACCTGCGGGGACATGGATCAACCCGTTTTCTCGACAGCACCACACCACGCTCCGGGCAGCAAGCCGCGATCGGTGTTGATGCGATCGCCTTGATGGATGCATTGCAGCTGAACCGTGCTGTGCTTGCTGGCTATGACTGGGGTGGACGAGCCGCTTGTGTTGTTGCGGCTCTCTGGCCTGAACGATGCACAGGTCTGGTGTCCGTCAATAGCTACCTGATCCAGGATATTGCCAAAGCAGGGCTGCCACTTTCACCCGCGATCGAATCTGGTATCTGGTACCAATACTATTTCCAGACCGAGCGCGGACGCGCCGGATTGACGGCTAACAGACGTGAGATTGCGAAGATTCTCTGGACTCGCAATTCCCCAAACTGGCACTTTGACGAGGCAATGCTCGATCAACACGCCAGCGCCTTCGACAACCCCGATTATGTGGAGGTCGTCATTCATTCCTACCGCCATCGCCTTGGACTTGCAGCCGGCTATCCCATGTATGAGGAGCTTGAGCAGCGACTTGCCGCGCAACCGACCATTACGGTGCCGACGATCACGCTGGACGGAGACGCAGATGGTGTCGTGCCAGCAACCGATGGAAAATCGACGGCAGCGAAGTTTAACGGCGAACGTCAGCATCGGGTGATTCCAAATGTCGGTCATAACCTGCCCCAGGAAGATCCGAAAGCATTCGCAACTGCGGTCTGGGAACTCGCATCAAAGAAACGTTGA
- a CDS encoding SGNH/GDSL hydrolase family protein — protein sequence MLPTKVSAASFDRLYVFGDSLSDMGNIYNATGKTYPVSPPNFEGRFSDGSLWVDYVGNQLGLKPTLLTDIDFTTIPPTPIPTQGINFAFGGSSSGLGNAVVSNPNLPGVLKQVLGFAATVQANNQTADPDALYTLWGGANDFFFLNSEDSSTPISNISLALNTLVGVGAKNILVFNLPDLGQLPAAKINNRNPTTLSKSTNEFNLGLAETVSALSQNQNLNIISIDTYSLFNQASTLGFTNVTESCLSRPDICNPGNNKFLIWDGFHPTTSGHKVIADTVLAAIEAKSVPEPSINLGILALGAFGAIGMLKRQ from the coding sequence ATGTTGCCGACCAAGGTCTCTGCTGCAAGTTTTGATCGGCTTTACGTATTTGGCGATAGTCTTTCGGATATGGGCAATATATACAATGCTACGGGTAAAACATACCCTGTAAGCCCACCTAACTTTGAAGGACGTTTTTCCGATGGGTCACTCTGGGTAGATTATGTCGGAAATCAGTTAGGGTTAAAGCCCACTTTATTGACTGATATCGATTTCACTACTATTCCTCCTACACCAATTCCTACCCAAGGAATAAACTTCGCTTTCGGTGGTTCTAGCTCTGGTTTAGGTAACGCTGTCGTTTCCAATCCAAATTTACCGGGAGTACTCAAACAAGTTCTTGGTTTTGCTGCAACTGTGCAAGCAAATAATCAAACTGCTGATCCAGATGCACTTTATACATTGTGGGGAGGTGCGAATGATTTCTTTTTTCTCAACTCCGAAGACTCTAGCACGCCAATCAGTAATATATCCCTAGCCTTGAATACTCTCGTAGGAGTCGGCGCAAAAAATATTTTGGTATTTAACTTGCCAGACTTGGGACAGCTGCCAGCAGCTAAAATCAACAATCGTAACCCTACAACTCTTAGCAAATCGACTAATGAGTTTAACTTGGGTTTAGCAGAAACTGTGAGCGCTTTGAGTCAAAACCAAAATCTCAACATCATCTCTATTGATACTTATTCTTTATTTAATCAGGCAAGTACATTGGGTTTTACGAATGTGACAGAGTCTTGTCTATCTAGACCAGATATATGTAACCCAGGTAACAACAAGTTTCTCATCTGGGACGGGTTTCATCCAACGACTTCTGGTCATAAAGTGATAGCAGATACTGTACTGGCAGCGATTGAAGCTAAGTCTGTTCCTGAACCTTCGATTAACTTAGGGATTTTAGCCCTTGGTGCTTTTGGTGCGATAGGAATGCTGAAGCGTCAATAA
- a CDS encoding DUF302 domain-containing protein, producing the protein MNANNGIISQLSQYSVPVTIDRLEAVLEVKGITIFARIDQQAEAEKVGLSLCPTQLLLFGNPKAGTSLMVAEPTIALDLPLKVLAWEAADGKVWVSYNDPNYLKQRFSLCDELVKNIAIIAPLIHQALSSADRK; encoded by the coding sequence ATGAATGCAAACAACGGCATCATTAGCCAGCTTAGTCAATATTCAGTGCCTGTAACCATTGATCGATTAGAAGCCGTCCTTGAAGTAAAAGGCATCACCATTTTTGCTCGTATCGATCAACAGGCTGAAGCCGAAAAAGTCGGACTAAGCCTGTGTCCTACACAGTTGTTGTTGTTTGGCAACCCGAAAGCCGGAACTTCCCTCATGGTGGCAGAACCAACGATCGCTCTGGATTTACCCCTGAAAGTACTGGCATGGGAAGCGGCTGACGGCAAGGTGTGGGTGAGCTACAACGATCCTAATTACTTAAAACAGCGATTTTCTCTCTGTGATGAGTTGGTGAAAAATATCGCTATCATTGCACCTTTAATCCATCAAGCACTAAGTTCCGCCGATCGCAAATAA
- a CDS encoding P-loop NTPase family protein — MSQNRTNKGKKVMYDDNIIKSNNSKPQKRLIIVTGDKGGVGKSTFARALFQLYINKNLPCVTYEADLRNPQLERYFKKDY; from the coding sequence ATGTCTCAAAATAGAACCAATAAGGGTAAGAAAGTCATGTATGATGATAATATAATCAAGAGTAATAATAGTAAACCTCAAAAGCGGCTAATAATTGTTACAGGTGATAAAGGTGGTGTGGGAAAAAGCACCTTTGCACGAGCGCTCTTTCAACTGTACATTAATAAAAATTTACCCTGTGTCACTTATGAAGCTGACTTAAGAAATCCTCAGTTAGAAAGATATTTCAAAAAAGACTACTGA